One region of Roseicitreum antarcticum genomic DNA includes:
- a CDS encoding fused MFS/spermidine synthase, whose translation MRFWTTISLILVLSAVGLTYEIAAGRVLAPFFGTSLLTWTAVIATILAGFSLGSALGGLVAERERRGAIATVRAALIATAVLMALSPTALGLIYALGARETAGMLLAVFVAFFPASVLVTLPSPFLARMAVEARPGREGSSLGLVLSAGSLGAIVGAILAGFVALPLFGSAATFAGCGAAALLCIPLVREKTHGSGGKGRSTESGSKVLIGAAALVVVASVAGRSVCRYESGLSCIDVVRQGSAVQLYSDRTQQAAERSIQKEGQGEMSQGLVLPYTQWLWARMDRDLGPAPSVLFIGGGGYTLLTMLLTERPSAQAVAVEIDPLITDVVREHMPWAGAMIEQTGYDAGLDSAGDTEGEGRLGIIHADGRVFLNQTDRRFDAVVMDAFSSGSVPAHLATRETYEHLRTIVDGPVYVNLIDTPNGPLARGIHAILVDLYPYVELAEGRVSQSGRANIVLAASLEPLAPLDALPSGYEAAQLAPGRAFTDDRGWVGHR comes from the coding sequence GCCTGATCCTCGTTCTTTCCGCCGTCGGGCTGACTTACGAGATCGCAGCGGGTCGCGTACTTGCGCCTTTCTTCGGCACCTCGTTGCTGACCTGGACCGCTGTCATCGCGACCATCCTGGCCGGTTTCTCGCTTGGCAGTGCCTTGGGTGGGCTCGTGGCCGAAAGGGAGCGCCGCGGGGCGATTGCCACCGTGCGCGCAGCACTGATCGCAACGGCGGTCCTGATGGCGCTGTCGCCTACCGCGCTTGGGCTGATCTACGCATTGGGCGCGCGGGAAACGGCGGGGATGCTGCTGGCAGTCTTCGTTGCGTTCTTTCCGGCCTCGGTACTCGTCACCCTGCCTTCGCCGTTCCTCGCCAGAATGGCCGTAGAGGCTCGACCGGGACGCGAGGGATCGTCGCTCGGGCTCGTGCTGTCGGCGGGGTCACTCGGCGCGATCGTCGGCGCGATCCTTGCAGGCTTCGTTGCCCTGCCTCTCTTCGGTTCGGCTGCAACCTTTGCCGGGTGCGGGGCCGCGGCGCTCCTCTGTATCCCGTTGGTGCGGGAAAAAACACACGGCAGCGGCGGCAAGGGCCGCTCAACCGAGTCCGGATCTAAGGTCTTGATTGGCGCAGCGGCGCTCGTTGTGGTGGCCAGCGTGGCCGGACGTTCGGTATGCCGCTATGAGTCAGGTCTTTCTTGCATAGATGTCGTGCGCCAGGGCAGCGCGGTTCAGCTCTATTCCGACCGCACCCAGCAGGCAGCCGAGCGGAGCATCCAGAAAGAAGGACAAGGCGAGATGTCCCAAGGGCTGGTTTTGCCATATACGCAATGGCTCTGGGCCCGGATGGATCGCGATTTGGGGCCTGCACCTTCGGTGTTGTTCATCGGCGGCGGAGGTTACACGCTGCTCACCATGTTGCTGACAGAGCGGCCTTCGGCCCAAGCCGTCGCAGTCGAAATCGACCCCCTGATCACGGATGTGGTGCGGGAACACATGCCTTGGGCTGGCGCGATGATAGAACAGACAGGCTATGACGCGGGCCTCGACAGTGCCGGCGACACCGAGGGCGAAGGACGGCTGGGCATCATCCACGCAGACGGACGGGTTTTTCTTAATCAGACGGATCGCCGCTTCGACGCGGTCGTCATGGACGCGTTTTCTTCCGGGTCGGTCCCGGCCCACCTGGCCACGCGCGAGACCTATGAACACCTCAGGACAATCGTCGATGGTCCGGTCTACGTGAACCTGATCGATACGCCAAATGGCCCCCTTGCGCGCGGGATCCACGCTATCCTTGTCGATCTCTACCCGTATGTCGAATTAGCTGAGGGTCGGGTCAGCCAGAGCGGACGCGCGAACATCGTGTTGGCGGCCTCTTTAGAGCCGCTCGCCCCGCTAGATGCGC